In the genome of Deltaproteobacteria bacterium, the window GTAAGCCGAATATGGTGGTGGTAAGATACGTTCCCACAAGACTGCCGAGAGTCGGAGTATTCTTGTTTACGTCGAGGCACAGAATACCATCTGTGTAGACATTATACAATAGTTCTGAAAGCACGTTTTCATGGACCGCAATACCTGCCATGTAGGACCCGCCTGTAGGTGTGGTGCCTCCCATCTCAAAACCCGGAGCCGGGATAGGATTCATAATAATCGGTCCCGCACCTGTAGGCATTGTTACGCAGGAGCCGAGGTTGTATTTCAATCCGAGACCTAAACCGCCGGGATAGAATTCTATGCCGTTGTTGTCCGCTTTAAAGCCCCAGTAGAACCCGGCATCGAGCGTGATCTTTCCGCCCGTTACAAACGGATCGGCAAATGTTAGCGATGATATTAATGTGCCGGCATCATAAAGCATCGTTGGACCGAAGTAGTATTCAAGTGCCGAATTGAAGTTGTCCTGTGCCTGTGCATTAAACTGTGCATCTATGTAAGGAATCAATGACGAGATCAAACACGATTTATAGGTTTGACTCCCATCGTTAACAAGCGGATTAGGGCATGCCATATCTGGCGTAAGCGCAAAGTGGAATCCAACGCCGAGATTTGCCTGAAGCAACTGGATGCCGATCATGGTACCGGGCTGAGGGTTCGGCTGGGTTGTTGCCGTGGGCCAATAGGTCGGGAGATTTCCACCGAGGATCGTAAGGTTTGCACCGATGGATAAATACGGGACGGTTGCCCAACCGTGAGCAAGTACATAATCCGTTATAGCCGCACCGGTTGTCGACGTGTATGCAGTGCCTGTGTATAGATGAACATCGAGTTTAACATTATCAAGGTTGATATTAACACCCATGGTACCTGCCGGGGCGTTTGGCAAGCCTGATGGGGTCGGGTTTGCAGAAATTCCTGTAGGGCCTACCGTGTATGTAAATACATACCCATCATAATCCCAATCCTGAATATAAACCGCAAGACATGTCATACCGACAAGCGGAATACTCAAACACGTATCTACCAATGCCTTTGGATTTCCCGTAGTCGAATCGGTAAATGCTTTTGTGATCAGATTCTGGATCATGGTAGTAACCGTAGGGGATGTGAGTATGTTGTTGAGCTGTGTGTTAAACCAGCCCAGTCCATTGTTCGTTAATCTAAGAGTAAATGAGTACGGATCAACCTCAGGCAGAGCATAAGAATTTTTTACATTCGCAAAAGATACCCCTCCTATTAAAATGAGGAGCGCAAGATAGAACCCTAATCTTTTTTTGCTTTTCATATTTCCCTCCCAAAATTTTTTATTATGGGTTTTTTATACAGTACAATAAAATTCTTGTCAAGTCTATTTTTTTCAACAGCTGCTGTTTAAAATTGTGCATAAAAAATCAAACCGGTTTACTTTTTCAAACTTATATAGTTGACTCGGATGGCATGTCCTTGTAACAGACCGTCATGCAGGTAGATGAGAAATTTGAATGATGAACGATTCAGTAATATCGTTTCAATAAAAAAGTCTTATGAAAAGCAGGAGCGGTTCATGAACTGCCCCTGTTTAGACAGGGCAAGAAGGAGTTGAAATGAAGAGATTTTGTTTGGTGATCATTTTTGTCGTAATATGTGCTGGTGTTAATGCGCATGCGGATATATATCCCGGAGTAGGAGGCGACGTATCGTTTACGGACCAAAATAATATATACTATACTGCGTACGGGACACTCGGCTATACCCCTTCTCCAAAAACGTACGCCGACGTAGGATACACCCATGAGTGGGATGTCACTCAAACGGCAAGCTCAATGGAATTTCATATCGTCAGTGCGGACCTTTATCATAAATTGTATAAAGACTGGAAACTTGGAGGTTCTGCAAGCTACACTTTTGCAGCCACACCGAATGCTTATGGATATTATTTTTTCCTGTCAAGACTTGAAGCAAGGTATTCATTGGTTCATAATGTAGAGATCGGAGCCGGTCCTGTTTATTATGATGTGTACGGGATAGGAGGTTTTATAGGTGCATTCATCGGATTGTACCTTTATCCGGCTTATAAATGGTCTATAATCGCAAGAGGAACCATGGACACTGCCATCTCGCAGAATGTATCTCAACAGGATACGGCGATCAGCCTCGGCACGTCCTACAATATAATCCGGTATTTTGGCGTATATGCTATATACAGGCTGTCTACGGGTATTTCGACCTCTCCTGCAAACAACACTACCGCCAATAACCCGATCCAGAATAGAGGAGGCATTGGTACAATGGCAATGGGTACCGGTATGCCGGGTTCATCTAACAGGGACAGCGGGAGCTATCCTGTCATCGGCTATTACACCTCAACCATATCGACATTTACACTTGGACTGTTCGTAACGTTTTGATCTATATTTTGTCTAAACAATAAAGAAAGGAGGTATATATGAAAAAGCTTTTAACGGTCATAACATTGGTATCTGCGTTCGTTTTTGCCTGCAGTTTGTACGCAAATGCGCAGGGAAATTCAGAGGTGAACAAGAACGCCATGGAAAACATCACAGGCATGAACTCAAAAGCCCTCAAGGGGCTTGAGGCAAAACATTTCGGCAGCGGCGAGATTGCTATCGCATCCGCGATAGCAAAGAAAACAAACCAGCCCGTGGACAGCATACTCGCTTTAAGAAAACAAGGGCTTGGCTGGGGGGAGATCGCCCGGAAGTATAATCTCAAACTCGGAGATGTAATGAAATCCGTTTATGCCAGCATCAACGCGGCGGAAAAGAACGCAAAAGAAACGCACAATGAAAAAGCGATAAGGGAAGCACAGCATGTAAACGAACAGGTACAGAATGAAGAGAAGATGAATATGCGTGAAATGATGGAGAACCGCAATCAGGAAATGAGGCAGCATGAGAACATGATGAATCACCAGAATAACAGCCCTTCAGAAGGCATAGGCTACCGCGGCATGAAATAACAGCAGGTTAACCATCACCCATTTAATTCCGCTTTCAAAAAGCCTGTTACGGGGGGGAAGCGTATCGCAGTTCTATTGCAGGGCAGACCGTGTATCTGCCCCTGCCGGGGAACATAAATACAGGCTGCTTCTACTTTACGGACAGCGTATTCATCCCGGATACCGGCTGATAAGCCGCATTAAATGTCACCGTGCCGGGTCCGCCAAAGTTGGGATCATTCTCATCAAGTACCTGTATCTTTCCATAATTGGCATCGGGTGCGCAGTCATAACCATAAGTTTTAGGTTTCGGAACAAGCTGTGTACACACCGCATACACATGGCCGATTAAAGCCGGCACTGTATAGCCTGTTATCGGATAGCCTTCTGTCGGCAATGAGCCGGCCTGATCCCAGTCAGACATATAACCCAGATCCATTATAGAGCCTCCGTTTATGCCGTTAAGCAATATAGATTCAGTACCAGCAGTAAGCCCCTGCGCCATTATATTGCCGCCTGTCGCCGTCTTATAAGTATTAGAATTCAATGAGCTGCAGTCAACAACCGTAAATCCGTTTAACACCAGGCCTGATTTTGCGGCATCTGCCGAATATACATGTAAAGTTACCGGAGCTGATGCCTCCGGCCTTGGTGCTGCAAGAACAATATTACTGCTGTAGCTTAAGATAGAGTCGTTTTCTCCCACAGCCCTTATTGCAAAGGCGTAAACAGTACCGTTCTGGAGTCCATTGACGGTAAAGCTTTGTTGGCCCGTTACCGGCGGCTTTAACGGGATTGTCGGCGCCTGCCCATTTATAACCGTAAATGCGGATGCAAGACTTTTTTGAGAATCGGCAGTAGCCGTAATTATACTGCCCGGTGCCATATATACATTGTAGCCGTTAAAGTATGCTTCGTAATTGCTGGTCTGCCATACAAGTGTTATTGACCCGTTATTTTCTATTGCCTGCAGTGCAAGCGGAGGCGCAAGGCTTGAGACGTAAACCGTTGATGATGTAGAGCTCTTGCACGAACTCAATACTGCACCCATTAACATCAGGAAAATAAACACGCAGTTCTTTTTCATATTTTTTATCTCCTTTGTAGCGTTTTTTATTTTTGTTTCACCAGCATATCTATTGCACTATCCCATCTTGCGAGATACGATTTTCTCTGGGCAACGGGCATGAGGGGTTTAAATGTTTTGTCCTCTTTCCATTGCTTTTCCAATTCTTTAGTATTCTTCCACATGCCTATTGCAAGCCCCGCGAGCATGGCAGCTCCGATGGATGTTGTCTCAACATTCATGGGCCTCACAACGGTTATACCGAGAATATCGGCCTGGAATTGCATTAAAAGATTATTATTGCTTGCACCGCCGTCCACCTTAAGTATTTTTATCTTCTGGCCCGTATCCTCTTTCATTGCCTGCAGAAGTGCGGATTCCTGCGATGCGATGCCTTCAAGTATTGCCCTTGCGATGTGTGCCTTTGTTGTCCCTCTTGTTATGCCCGTTATTATGCCTTTTGCACCGCTTTTCCACCACGGTGCGCCAAGCCCGCTCAATGAAGGCACGAAGATCACGCCGCCGCTGTCGGTCACCTGCGATGCAAGCGGTTCAATATCCTCTGATCGGGTTATGATGCCGAGCCCGTCCCTTGCCCATTGAACTGCAGCCCCTGCTATAAGAGCGCTTCCTTCAAGGGCATAGGTAATCCTGTTCTTGATCTGCCATGCAATGGTTGTTAAAAGCCCATGATTGGACATTACAGGTTTATTGGATGTATTGAAAAGGACAAAAGAGCCGGTGCCGTAGGTTGCCTTTGCCGTGCCTCCATCAAAACATGCCTGTCCAAACAGGGCTGCCTGCTGATCCCCCACGAGACCCGTGATCGGAATCCCGTCGGGAAGCGGCGAAAAAC includes:
- the glpK gene encoding glycerol kinase GlpK encodes the protein MTEYILAIDQGTTSTKALLVDASMQIVASASNELQQIYPRPGWVEHDPAAILKITGDSIRSVIAKSGIDPHKIAAIGITNQRETTVLWDKKTGKPVYNAIVWQCKRTSAIVNKLKKHGYEKIFKRSTGLVLDPYFSGTKIMWLLDTITGLRRRAAAGEIAFGTIDSWLLWNLTGGINHATDVSNASRTLLFNIKHLRWDDELLKITNVPQYILPEVKPTSGIFGYTRGFSPLPDGIPITGLVGDQQAALFGQACFDGGTAKATYGTGSFVLFNTSNKPVMSNHGLLTTIAWQIKNRITYALEGSALIAGAAVQWARDGLGIITRSEDIEPLASQVTDSGGVIFVPSLSGLGAPWWKSGAKGIITGITRGTTKAHIARAILEGIASQESALLQAMKEDTGQKIKILKVDGGASNNNLLMQFQADILGITVVRPMNVETTSIGAAMLAGLAIGMWKNTKELEKQWKEDKTFKPLMPVAQRKSYLARWDSAIDMLVKQK